One window of the bacterium genome contains the following:
- the bshB1 gene encoding bacillithiol biosynthesis deacetylase BshB1 yields the protein MNIQTAQVDVLAIGAHPDDLELCCGGTLLRLKALGYKVGMVDMTHGERGTRGTAETRAKEAEAAFKILGFEFRENLDLGDQTLVDTPEKRRTVVECIRRHRPTLVITHWPSDRHPDHDGCGMLVKQAMFLAGAAGYEAEGEPHTPRRLMHFPAHWLVECNVYVDVTDFYAKKVEAARCFGSQFYKEDSTEPATFISRKEFWEDLEARHRFLGSQIGVKYAEGFIIREKIRVDDPVAMLCQPTIPAG from the coding sequence TTGAATATACAAACGGCACAGGTGGACGTTCTTGCCATCGGGGCGCACCCCGATGATCTGGAGCTTTGCTGCGGCGGGACGCTGTTGCGACTGAAAGCGCTCGGCTACAAAGTCGGGATGGTGGACATGACGCACGGGGAACGGGGGACGCGGGGAACTGCTGAAACGCGGGCGAAAGAAGCCGAAGCCGCCTTCAAGATTCTCGGATTCGAGTTCCGGGAGAATCTGGACTTGGGAGATCAAACGCTCGTGGACACACCGGAGAAAAGGCGCACGGTGGTGGAGTGCATTCGCCGCCACCGGCCGACGCTGGTCATCACACACTGGCCGTCTGACCGTCATCCCGATCACGACGGCTGCGGAATGCTGGTCAAGCAGGCGATGTTTCTGGCGGGGGCGGCGGGCTATGAAGCGGAGGGCGAACCGCACACGCCGCGGCGGCTGATGCACTTTCCCGCGCACTGGCTGGTGGAGTGCAACGTGTACGTGGACGTGACCGATTTCTACGCGAAGAAGGTAGAAGCGGCGCGCTGTTTCGGTTCGCAGTTCTACAAGGAAGACTCGACGGAACCGGCCACGTTTATCTCGCGCAAGGAGTTCTGGGAAGACCTCGAAGCGCGGCATCGCTTTCTCGGTTCGCAGATCGGTGTGAAGTATGCCGAAGGATTCATCATCCGCGAGAAGATCCGCGTGGATGATCCGGTAGCGATGCTTTGCCAGCCGACGATTCCGGCGGGGTGA
- a CDS encoding type II toxin-antitoxin system HicA family toxin yields the protein MTRLKVVDFATMKRLLARLGFEEVRQRGSHVLFRHPDGRTTTVPDHAGRDLARPLIREILREIEITPDSYHTLLQEV from the coding sequence ATGACCCGCCTCAAGGTTGTGGACTTTGCGACGATGAAACGGCTGCTCGCTCGACTGGGATTCGAGGAGGTTCGACAGAGGGGGAGCCACGTCCTTTTCCGACACCCCGATGGCCGTACGACCACCGTTCCCGATCACGCCGGCCGCGATCTGGCGCGACCGCTGATACGAGAGATTCTACGCGAGATTGAGATTACTCCAGATTCATATCATACGCTGCTTCAGGAAGTGTAG
- a CDS encoding type II toxin-antitoxin system HicB family antitoxin produces MRTFVAYVEWDPETKLYVGIVPGIAGAHSQGTTLDELRTNLREVLELCLEDYQGSLDDLPRFVGVQSIEVAA; encoded by the coding sequence ATGAGGACATTTGTGGCTTATGTCGAATGGGATCCGGAGACGAAACTCTACGTGGGTATCGTTCCGGGGATCGCAGGAGCACATAGTCAGGGTACCACGCTGGACGAATTGCGGACGAATCTGCGAGAAGTGCTGGAACTGTGCTTGGAGGATTATCAAGGCTCGCTTGATGATCTGCCGCGCTTCGTGGGAGTTCAGAGCATCGAGGTCGCCGCATGA